From the Mustelus asterias chromosome 22, sMusAst1.hap1.1, whole genome shotgun sequence genome, one window contains:
- the LOC144510022 gene encoding syncytin-2-like, with protein sequence MMKVVLYMSWLMIQMPSLSLLVKVPREVRTGKGPHSPPGTWKLFPLGTSVTHRKGEWDTEDIRVQNQEDRVLRRTKRERLVSTNTIWGKAQKNKWWKWAKYTGQRNSDGKECVVCASEKPNTQVTDIPWGSGDCRTRKQSWRKENCRPYTTYIRYHMIGNRNYSYEKTDCSGSACANLCKGKPPLCQYHCILFAGVKKGIYNLTHRCPKWPKTAVDAVPKEWIVEPNLQIQDCHWRESSTGSSVGNYTGECERIWNITNVLSLIISEGGWTPPPYVLDYQENQLADLWWLCGPEKGLLAKLPQNWKGLCARVMLAQSTVILPVERKIKSQRIKRAYTPDPTIKLDAIGQPRGIPNEFKARNEIAAGFESLFVWITPSKNTEWINYIYYNQQRFINYTNDALEALGEQLDATSKMAWQNRQALDWLLAEKGGVCVMFGDQCCTFIPNNTNPEGSFTQAMNKLKNLKKEVKENAGFGHEVWSWLDRILGRWGGVVCQSWSCSNRNNNHSGIDILLFFTRPEILPYQSGSAADGDAGAKQLTLERKNRGMGKS encoded by the coding sequence atgatgaaagtagttctgtacatgagctggctgatgatacaaatgcccagcctgagcctattagtcaaggtgccgagggaggtgaggacagggaaggggccccattccccacctgggacttggaaactatttcccttagggacttccgtgacccatagaaaaggagaatgggatacagaagacataagggtgcagaatcaggaagatagagtattaagacgaacaaaacgtgaacgattagtgagcacaaatactatttggggaaaagcgcagaaaaacaaatggtggaaatgggcaaagtatacaggtcagagaaacagtgatgggaaagagtgtgtagtatgtgcatcagagaaacctaacacccaagtaactgatataccatggggatcaggagactgtagaaccaggaaacaaagctggagaaaggaaaattgccgtccatataccacatatatacggtatcatatgatagggaatcggaactactcgtatgagaagacagactgttccggatccgcatgtgctaacctttgtaaaggtaagccgccgttgtgtcaataccactgcatcctgtttgctggggtaaaaaagggcatctacaacttgacccacagatgtccaaagtggccaaaaacggcagtggacgcggtcccaaaggaatggattgtagagcccaacttacaaatccaagattgccattggagggaaagtagcacaggaagtagtgtgggaaattacacaggagagtgtgaaaggatttggaatataaccaatGTTCTTAGTCTGATCATCTCAGAAGGGGGAtggacaccccctccttatgtgttagactatcaagaaaatcaactggccgatctctggtggctttgtggcccggagaaagggctattggcaaaactaccacagaattggaagggactatgtgcccgagttatgcttgcccagagcactgtgatactaccggtggaaagaaaaattaaatcacaaagaattaagagggcatatacccctgaccctacgataaaattggacgcaatcggacagcctcgcggcatcccgaatgagttcaaagctaggaacgaaatagctgcagggtttgaatccctctttgtttggatcacacccagcaagaatactgagtggatcaattacatctattataatcagcagaggtttattaattatacgaatgatgccctggaggccttaggagagcagttggatgcgaccagcaaaatggcgtggcaaaatcgacaggcgttagattggctcctggcagagaaaggaggggtgtgtgttatgtttggggatcagtgctgcacatttatccctaataacactaatccagaggggtcatttacacaagccatgaataagttaaaaaatcttaagaaagaagtgaaagaaaatgctgggtttgggcatgaggtgtggagttggctggacagaatattaggaagatgggggggcgtggtttgccaaagctggagctgtagcaatcgcaacaataatcattctgggattgatattttgttgttttttacccgccctgagatccttccttaccagagtggcagcgcggcagatggtgacgcgggtgctaagcagctcacgctcgagagaaaaaacagaggaatgggaaaatcttga